A region of Rhizobium grahamii DNA encodes the following proteins:
- a CDS encoding amidohydrolase codes for MFLTEQELQRITAFRQELHRYPEVSGDERETAGRVKQALLETCPDELIEALGGHGVAAVYAGAADGPTVLVRAELDGLPIEEISDVPHRSLVSDKGHLCGHDGHMAILLALAAGLAKRGPERGRVVLLFQPAEENGAGAAAVLSDPAFAALRPDLSLSLHNFPGAALGHVLLREGPVNCASRGMKVILRGKTSHASYPEDGIAPTFALGRLLSGLTALGNNAPLGPDYTLVTVTHARLGEPAFGISPGYAEIWATLRTLTDDKMAELVEAAERLAGEEARVTGLQLEISYEDVFRQCFNSPEATAVLNQALADEGVSVESESALLPMKASEDFGLFRTVAPSAMFFLGAGEGHPRLHNPDYDFPDALISIGARIFMRAIRNTLG; via the coding sequence ATGTTTTTGACCGAGCAGGAACTCCAGCGGATCACAGCATTTCGGCAGGAACTTCACCGATACCCCGAGGTGTCGGGCGACGAGCGCGAAACCGCGGGACGGGTAAAGCAGGCACTGCTTGAAACATGTCCCGACGAGCTGATCGAGGCGCTAGGCGGGCACGGGGTTGCGGCTGTTTATGCAGGTGCAGCCGATGGGCCGACCGTCCTCGTCCGCGCGGAATTGGACGGCCTGCCGATTGAAGAAATCTCGGATGTGCCGCATCGCTCACTTGTCTCCGACAAGGGACATCTCTGCGGCCATGACGGCCACATGGCGATATTGCTTGCGTTGGCGGCCGGTCTTGCGAAGAGAGGACCCGAGAGGGGCCGCGTGGTCCTGCTTTTCCAGCCGGCGGAGGAGAATGGCGCAGGAGCGGCCGCGGTCCTTTCCGATCCGGCCTTTGCCGCGTTGCGGCCTGATCTCTCCCTATCGCTGCACAATTTTCCGGGGGCGGCGCTGGGCCACGTGCTTCTGCGCGAGGGACCCGTGAACTGTGCGTCTCGCGGGATGAAAGTCATCCTTCGCGGCAAGACCTCGCACGCGTCCTATCCGGAGGATGGGATTGCTCCGACCTTTGCTCTGGGACGCCTGCTGAGCGGCCTGACCGCGCTCGGCAACAACGCGCCGCTTGGTCCCGACTATACGCTTGTGACCGTGACCCATGCCCGGCTCGGCGAGCCGGCCTTCGGGATCAGTCCCGGCTACGCAGAAATCTGGGCGACGTTGAGAACGCTGACCGACGACAAGATGGCGGAACTCGTCGAGGCTGCCGAGCGGCTTGCCGGCGAGGAGGCGCGTGTTACTGGCTTGCAGCTCGAGATCAGTTACGAGGATGTCTTCCGGCAATGCTTCAATTCACCTGAGGCGACGGCCGTTCTCAATCAGGCACTTGCGGACGAAGGTGTGAGCGTCGAGAGCGAGAGCGCGCTGTTGCCGATGAAGGCATCCGAGGATTTCGGGCTCTTCCGGACGGTGGCACCGTCCGCGATGTTCTTTCTCGGTGCCGGCGAAGGCCATCCGCGCCTGCACAACCCGGACTATGATTTTCCCGATGCGCTGATTTCGATCGGCGCGCGGATATTCATGCGCGCCATCAGAAACACGCTTGGATGA
- a CDS encoding MFS transporter, whose protein sequence is MTAVETIDKTDDAQAARRAKIVALVVAVSFFMQILDGTIVTTSLPQMAASFGVQPVSMSIGITVYMLTMAAFIPLSGWLGDRYGARRVFMASIAVFTLASLFCGLSHGLTEFVVARAVQGAGSALMTPIGRIIVLKNARKSELVQAIALITWPALTAPVVGPLLGSFITTYASWHWNFLINLPIGILGMALVWRFVPEQREENAGRLDVRGFVLSAAGLTLLLAALELSVKWDGGLAPIALMLVAGIILSVMATRHFLRVANPLLDLSAFKVHTYAVSTLSAGTASRVAINATPFLLPLLFQLGFGLSSIEAGAYLLVYFLGNLGMKAVTTPLLAKLGFRTVLFFNGMIAALSIMGCGFLTPETPRVVTYALLLVAGLSRSMEFTALNTLAFADINPAQRSSASTLSSMLQQVSMLLGVAIAAAVLNVSVSLRGLEGPGLIDFRLAFVVIGAIGILSSFRFLQLARDAGAEVSGHKRG, encoded by the coding sequence ATGACCGCGGTTGAGACGATCGATAAGACAGACGATGCGCAGGCAGCGCGTCGGGCGAAGATAGTGGCGCTCGTCGTCGCCGTTTCCTTCTTCATGCAGATCCTGGACGGAACGATCGTCACGACATCGCTGCCACAGATGGCCGCGAGTTTTGGCGTGCAGCCGGTATCGATGAGCATCGGCATTACCGTGTACATGCTGACCATGGCGGCGTTCATCCCGTTGTCCGGATGGCTTGGCGACCGTTACGGCGCGCGTCGCGTCTTCATGGCGTCGATCGCCGTATTCACGCTGGCGTCGCTGTTTTGCGGCCTTTCACACGGCCTGACCGAGTTCGTCGTTGCGCGCGCCGTCCAGGGTGCCGGGAGCGCCTTGATGACGCCGATTGGGCGCATCATCGTTCTCAAGAACGCACGCAAATCCGAGTTGGTGCAGGCGATCGCACTCATCACCTGGCCGGCACTCACTGCTCCGGTCGTCGGCCCGCTGCTTGGAAGCTTCATCACGACCTATGCCAGCTGGCATTGGAATTTCCTGATCAACCTGCCGATCGGCATTCTGGGCATGGCGCTGGTGTGGCGTTTCGTTCCCGAGCAAAGGGAAGAGAATGCCGGCAGGCTCGATGTCCGCGGGTTCGTCCTGAGTGCCGCAGGATTGACGTTGCTTCTCGCCGCGCTGGAGCTTTCAGTGAAATGGGATGGTGGCCTCGCGCCCATTGCCCTGATGCTGGTCGCGGGCATCATTCTCTCCGTGATGGCGACCCGACATTTCCTGAGGGTGGCCAATCCGTTGCTCGATCTCTCGGCTTTCAAGGTCCACACCTATGCAGTCTCAACCTTGTCGGCCGGTACCGCGAGCCGTGTCGCGATCAATGCGACGCCGTTTCTCCTGCCGCTGCTCTTCCAGCTTGGCTTCGGCCTGAGCTCGATCGAAGCGGGCGCCTATCTGCTCGTCTATTTCCTCGGCAATCTCGGCATGAAGGCGGTCACGACGCCTCTACTGGCCAAGCTCGGTTTTCGCACGGTGCTGTTTTTCAACGGCATGATTGCGGCGCTGTCGATCATGGGCTGCGGTTTCCTGACGCCCGAGACACCGCGTGTCGTGACCTACGCCTTGCTTCTTGTCGCCGGCCTGTCGCGCTCCATGGAGTTCACGGCGCTGAACACGCTCGCTTTCGCTGATATCAACCCGGCGCAGCGCAGCTCGGCCTCGACGCTGTCGAGCATGCTTCAGCAGGTATCGATGCTGCTGGGTGTTGCAATCGCTGCCGCCGTACTTAATGTTTCGGTTTCGCTGCGTGGTCTGGAAGGTCCTGGCCTCATCGATTTCCGGCTGGCTTTCGTCGTGATTGGGGCGATCGGGATCCTTTCTTCTTTCCGATTCTTGCAATTGGCGCGCGATGCAGGGGCGGAGGTTTCAGGCCATAAGCGCGGTTAA
- a CDS encoding CBS domain-containing protein translates to MNTNLTTISSDSSVHQAIDLMVAKDISGLPVVDNDGNLCGMLTEGDLMRRIEFGSGRHLGTQGQATSLVDYDTYIRSHSWRVSDLMTSNLVSVAPNAPAAAVAEAMFAHKIKRVPVVEGTRLLGIISRVDLLKGIAGVPANSVASGDDALCRAIRARLQADLGLDGDRIKVSVEDSRAILEGTVSSELERRAIRVLVENVRGVAGFIDRLSVAA, encoded by the coding sequence ATGAATACGAACCTCACGACCATCAGCTCCGACAGCAGCGTGCATCAGGCGATCGACCTGATGGTGGCAAAGGACATCAGCGGTCTGCCTGTGGTCGACAACGACGGCAATCTTTGCGGCATGCTCACCGAAGGCGATCTGATGCGCCGCATCGAATTCGGAAGCGGAAGACATTTGGGAACGCAGGGTCAAGCGACCTCGCTTGTCGACTACGACACCTATATTCGCAGCCACAGCTGGCGGGTCTCTGATCTCATGACATCCAACCTCGTCAGCGTCGCCCCGAATGCGCCGGCAGCGGCCGTGGCCGAGGCGATGTTTGCGCACAAGATCAAGCGGGTCCCTGTCGTCGAGGGCACGCGCCTTCTCGGCATCATCAGTCGCGTGGACCTGCTGAAGGGGATCGCCGGCGTTCCCGCAAACAGCGTCGCGAGCGGCGACGATGCCCTGTGTCGCGCCATTCGTGCGCGATTGCAGGCAGACCTCGGTCTCGACGGTGACCGCATCAAGGTATCGGTGGAGGATTCCCGGGCCATTCTCGAGGGAACCGTCTCGAGCGAACTGGAGCGCCGGGCTATACGCGTGCTGGTCGAGAATGTGCGCGGTGTTGCCGGCTTCATCGACCGGCTGAGCGTCGCGGCCTGA
- a CDS encoding mechanosensitive ion channel family protein — translation MRLTNILVRSFFFLAVAAAGAGLIHAQTLQPQPAPSQTQQQQPVEAGKLASTAVEQAAKDLEKAKADLASLQSAVKQASDDDDALVASAGKADQLNRSLVAISGGFGPRLDQIKARLAELGEPPKEGQPPEAEIVTTERNALTAERAQINAITGDTDNLTAAIGKLVNEVAQLRRTLFADTLLRRTDISVSVLEDAASAFTQEWTAFSQALASWLGFVLKFKSMAFLAAIFMSLATALILLSGGYRFFGRYLQRKETNEQPSYISRLSIAFWSTLIRSFSLAALLVSSYFFLSSFNVLRPDIAPVIASLFASIGLVYFVRRFTNAVFAPAEPHWRLVKLSNRGASSLGACLLAMAVVHALDYFLGSISEAMGSPLVLTVVRSLVAALIIGLILIAASFGRPMLARDGDPDAPGRHWPRGMAIILRVLGAGLIIAAVTGYVGLARFVASQLIVTGAVGVTTYIGLLSGKAISRTETFGDTMPGRFLARRFKLGPVAVDQVGLLVGFLIYGVALATGIPLILLLWGFHVQDLVLITYRLFTEVRLGGITISLLGIVTGIVLFAFGYLMTRWVQRWLDGNVMARSHVDLGVRNSVKTGIGYLGVGIAALIGVSAAGIDLSSFALFASALSVGIGFGLQNIVSNFVSGLILLVERPFKVGDHVVSGTAEGIVKRISVRATEIETFRKQSIIVPNSELINAQVGNWTHRNRMGRSEIPVSVSYHSDPQAVMDILLELVNAVPLVLRNPEPHVEFLRFGPYSLDFELRFMLADMGDGMKVRNDLRIAILKRFRAEGIEIPLPQSDVVFHRQPDVIGAEPAVADIEKPEPEAEIDEDDGRVRRLRSKTADGNAKS, via the coding sequence TTGCGGCTGACAAACATTCTCGTTCGGAGCTTTTTCTTTCTCGCGGTGGCTGCGGCCGGCGCGGGCCTTATCCACGCGCAGACGCTACAGCCGCAACCTGCGCCGTCTCAGACCCAGCAACAGCAGCCGGTTGAGGCGGGCAAGCTTGCTAGCACAGCGGTCGAGCAGGCGGCGAAGGATCTGGAAAAGGCCAAGGCTGATCTCGCTTCGCTGCAGAGCGCCGTCAAGCAAGCATCCGACGATGATGACGCGCTCGTTGCGAGCGCCGGCAAGGCGGATCAGCTGAACCGTTCCCTCGTCGCGATCTCCGGCGGTTTCGGTCCGAGGCTGGATCAAATCAAGGCACGTCTCGCCGAACTCGGCGAACCTCCCAAGGAAGGTCAGCCACCCGAGGCTGAGATCGTCACGACCGAGCGCAATGCCCTGACGGCGGAGCGGGCGCAGATCAATGCGATCACCGGCGATACCGATAATCTGACGGCAGCAATCGGCAAGCTCGTGAATGAGGTCGCGCAGCTTCGCAGGACGCTTTTTGCCGACACGCTGCTGCGCCGCACGGATATTTCCGTATCGGTCCTCGAAGATGCCGCAAGCGCGTTCACGCAGGAGTGGACGGCGTTTTCGCAGGCTCTGGCGAGCTGGCTCGGCTTTGTTCTGAAATTCAAGAGCATGGCCTTTCTCGCCGCGATCTTCATGTCGCTGGCGACGGCCCTCATCCTTCTGTCTGGTGGCTATCGGTTCTTCGGCCGATATCTCCAGCGCAAGGAAACCAACGAGCAGCCGTCCTATATAAGCCGTCTGTCCATCGCCTTCTGGTCGACACTGATCAGAAGCTTCTCGCTCGCGGCGCTGCTGGTATCGTCCTACTTCTTCCTCAGCAGTTTCAACGTCCTGCGGCCTGATATCGCGCCCGTCATCGCTTCGCTCTTTGCCTCGATCGGCCTCGTCTATTTCGTTCGCCGCTTCACGAATGCAGTGTTCGCGCCGGCCGAGCCGCACTGGCGCCTGGTCAAGCTCTCCAACCGCGGGGCAAGCTCGCTCGGTGCGTGCCTGCTCGCCATGGCCGTCGTTCATGCTCTCGATTACTTCCTCGGCAGCATCAGCGAGGCGATGGGCTCTCCGCTGGTACTGACGGTCGTGCGAAGCCTCGTGGCTGCGCTGATCATAGGATTGATCCTCATCGCGGCGTCGTTCGGCCGACCGATGCTGGCGCGAGACGGCGACCCCGATGCGCCAGGACGCCATTGGCCGCGCGGGATGGCGATCATTCTGCGTGTGCTCGGAGCCGGGCTGATCATCGCGGCGGTGACCGGCTATGTGGGCCTGGCGCGCTTCGTGGCGTCGCAGTTGATTGTCACCGGAGCGGTCGGGGTCACGACCTATATCGGGCTGTTGTCCGGCAAGGCGATCTCGCGGACGGAGACATTCGGCGACACGATGCCCGGGCGATTCCTGGCGCGGCGCTTCAAGCTCGGGCCTGTGGCCGTCGATCAGGTCGGGCTGCTCGTCGGCTTCCTGATCTATGGCGTAGCGCTTGCAACCGGAATTCCGCTGATCCTGCTGCTCTGGGGCTTCCACGTTCAGGATCTCGTGCTGATTACCTACCGGCTGTTCACCGAAGTGCGGCTTGGCGGGATCACGATTTCCCTGCTTGGTATCGTGACCGGCATCGTGCTGTTCGCTTTCGGCTATCTGATGACGCGCTGGGTGCAGCGCTGGCTCGATGGCAACGTCATGGCGCGGAGCCATGTCGACCTCGGCGTGCGCAACTCGGTCAAGACGGGTATCGGCTATCTCGGTGTCGGCATTGCGGCCCTGATCGGCGTGTCGGCTGCCGGCATCGACCTTTCGAGCTTTGCGCTCTTCGCGTCGGCACTGTCGGTCGGTATCGGTTTCGGCCTGCAGAACATCGTCTCGAACTTTGTTTCCGGTCTCATTCTTCTGGTCGAGCGGCCGTTCAAGGTTGGCGACCATGTCGTATCAGGTACCGCGGAAGGTATCGTGAAGCGCATCTCCGTGCGCGCGACCGAGATCGAGACGTTCCGCAAGCAGTCGATCATCGTTCCGAATTCGGAGCTCATCAACGCGCAGGTCGGCAACTGGACGCACCGCAACAGGATGGGGCGCTCGGAGATTCCGGTCTCAGTGAGTTACCATTCCGACCCGCAAGCGGTGATGGATATCCTGCTGGAACTCGTCAATGCGGTGCCGCTGGTCCTGCGCAATCCCGAGCCGCATGTCGAATTCCTGCGCTTCGGGCCGTATTCGCTCGATTTCGAACTGCGCTTCATGCTGGCCGACATGGGCGATGGCATGAAGGTTCGCAACGACCTGCGCATTGCGATCCTGAAGCGCTTCCGCGCCGAGGGCATTGAAATCCCGTTGCCGCAGAGCGACGTCGTATTCCACCGTCAGCCCGATGTGATCGGCGCGGAGCCGGCGGTTGCCGATATCGAGAAGCCGGAACCGGAAGCGGAAATCGACGAGGACGATGGTCGCGTTCGCCGGCTGCGGAGCAAGACGGCCGATGGAAACGCCAAGAGCTGA
- a CDS encoding acetate/propionate family kinase, with the protein MIDTLLVLNTGSSSLKFQVFREENLEVLLRGKITGIGTDPRLRADLPGGKKTETALPDDTDHDAALRAVVDLMSAHSENWHTLAVVHRVVHGGQEFTEPVVVTPDVMRRLEALIPLAPLHQPHNLAGIAASAKLAGDAQDIACFDTAFHAGHDDLISSFALPSDLRGKGIRRYGFHGLSYEWISGVLAEKHPDLHRGRVVVGHLGNGASLCAMKGGVSIDTTMSMTALDGLPMGTRSGSIDPGAVIYMLHDLGLGAENIQETLYEQSGLKGLSGMTSDVEQLLASNDENAAFALDYFALKAAQFAAVMAVSMGGIDGIIFTGGIGEHAAPVRQAILDRLRFLGDFKVLVIPTNEERVMATHAKRILRKP; encoded by the coding sequence ATGATCGATACTTTGCTTGTTCTCAATACCGGTTCATCGAGCCTGAAGTTTCAGGTATTCCGCGAAGAGAACCTCGAGGTTCTCCTGCGTGGCAAGATCACCGGGATCGGCACCGACCCCAGGCTTCGCGCCGATCTGCCCGGCGGGAAGAAGACCGAAACCGCCTTGCCTGACGACACAGATCATGACGCCGCACTTCGCGCCGTCGTGGACCTGATGAGCGCGCATAGCGAAAACTGGCATACGCTCGCCGTCGTCCACCGCGTGGTTCACGGCGGCCAAGAATTTACCGAGCCGGTCGTCGTCACGCCTGATGTCATGCGCCGTCTCGAAGCACTCATACCCCTGGCACCGCTGCATCAGCCCCATAATCTCGCCGGCATTGCCGCATCGGCGAAACTGGCTGGCGATGCCCAGGACATCGCCTGCTTCGACACGGCATTTCATGCCGGCCACGATGACCTGATAAGCAGCTTTGCGTTGCCGAGCGATCTCCGCGGCAAGGGCATTCGTCGCTACGGCTTTCACGGCCTTTCCTACGAGTGGATCTCGGGCGTACTGGCGGAAAAGCATCCGGATTTGCATCGAGGCCGCGTCGTCGTCGGCCACCTCGGGAACGGTGCCAGCCTCTGCGCGATGAAGGGTGGCGTCAGCATCGACACGACGATGAGCATGACGGCCCTCGACGGGCTGCCGATGGGAACACGCAGCGGCTCGATCGACCCCGGCGCGGTGATCTACATGCTTCACGATCTCGGCCTCGGTGCCGAGAACATCCAGGAGACGCTTTACGAGCAATCCGGATTGAAGGGGCTTTCCGGTATGACAAGCGATGTCGAGCAGCTGTTGGCAAGCAACGATGAAAATGCCGCCTTCGCGCTCGACTACTTCGCGTTGAAGGCCGCGCAATTCGCCGCGGTCATGGCCGTTTCGATGGGTGGCATAGACGGCATCATCTTTACCGGCGGTATCGGCGAACACGCCGCGCCCGTACGGCAGGCGATCCTCGATCGCCTGCGTTTCCTTGGAGATTTCAAGGTCCTGGTCATTCCGACGAACGAAGAACGCGTGATGGCGACGCATGCCAAACGGATTTTGCGAAAGCCCTGA
- a CDS encoding phosphoketolase family protein, producing MEHDPLSSTDSKIDNAELALLDRYWRAANYLSVGQIYLLDNPLLREPLQPQHIKPRLLGHWGTTPGLNFIYAHLNRIIRARALDIIYVCGPGHGGPGIVANTYLEGTYSEVYPDISEDIDGMRKLFRQFSFPGGIPSHVAPETPGSIHEGGELGYALVHAYGAAFDNPDLIVACVVGDGEAETGPLAASWQSNKFLNPARDGAVLPILHLNGYKIANPTVLGRDSDEDLRHLFLGYGYEPYFVEGSDPTEMHRTMATTFDTVFDRIRTIQQEARSGKGQSGMPRWPMIVMRSPKGWTGPKEVDGLKVEGFWRSHQVPVSNCRGDDGHRRILEDWMRSYRPDELFDASGRLQPELRALTATGNKRMSASPHANGGLLRKELVVPSIRDYEVKMISRGEPEVQATAVLGNYLRDTLKLNDATANFRIFGPDETASNRLGAVFEVTDRVWMEEIKPYDVGLGSDGRVMEVLSEHLCQGWLEGYLLTGRHGFFSCYEAFIHIVDSMFNQHAKWLKVTRDLEWRKPISSLNYLLTSHVWRQDHNGFSHQDPGFVDHVVNKKADIVRVYFPPDANTLLWVGDHCLRTYDRVNVIVAGKQPEPLWLSMDEAIRHCEAGAGAWEWAGNDDNVLSPDVVMACAGDVPTLETMAAVDLLRELVPDLRIRVVNVVDLMTLQSKEQHPHGFTDEEFDRLFTVDRPVIFAFHGYPYLIHRLTYRRTNHRNIHVRGYIEEGTTTTPFDMTVLNELDRFHLAIEAIERIPGLKDKAAAALDKLRAKLVEHHAYVREYGEDMPEVRDWKWKR from the coding sequence TTGGAACACGATCCGCTTTCATCAACAGACTCGAAGATCGACAACGCCGAACTTGCCCTGCTCGATCGCTATTGGCGGGCTGCGAACTACCTCTCCGTCGGCCAGATCTATCTGCTGGACAATCCCCTGCTCCGCGAGCCGCTCCAACCTCAGCACATCAAGCCGCGGCTGCTTGGCCATTGGGGAACGACACCCGGCCTGAACTTCATCTATGCGCATCTGAACCGCATCATCCGCGCCCGCGCGCTCGATATCATCTATGTCTGCGGTCCGGGTCATGGCGGTCCCGGCATCGTTGCCAATACCTATCTGGAAGGCACATACAGCGAGGTCTATCCCGATATCTCCGAGGATATTGACGGGATGCGCAAGCTGTTCCGCCAGTTCTCCTTTCCGGGCGGTATTCCAAGCCACGTCGCGCCGGAAACACCCGGATCGATCCATGAAGGCGGCGAGCTTGGCTACGCGCTCGTTCACGCCTATGGCGCGGCCTTCGACAATCCCGATCTGATCGTCGCCTGCGTCGTTGGCGATGGCGAAGCCGAAACGGGGCCGCTGGCTGCCAGCTGGCAGTCGAACAAGTTCCTGAATCCGGCCCGCGACGGCGCGGTGCTGCCGATCCTGCACCTCAACGGCTATAAGATCGCCAACCCGACTGTGCTTGGCCGTGACAGCGACGAGGATCTTCGCCACCTCTTCCTAGGTTATGGCTATGAGCCGTATTTCGTCGAAGGAAGCGACCCGACCGAGATGCATCGCACGATGGCGACGACATTCGACACGGTCTTCGACCGCATCCGGACGATCCAGCAGGAGGCCCGCTCCGGCAAGGGCCAAAGCGGAATGCCGCGCTGGCCGATGATCGTCATGAGGAGCCCAAAGGGCTGGACCGGCCCGAAAGAGGTCGACGGTCTGAAGGTCGAGGGTTTCTGGCGATCCCATCAGGTTCCGGTCTCTAACTGCCGCGGCGACGACGGCCACCGGCGGATACTGGAGGACTGGATGCGCAGCTACCGGCCGGACGAGCTCTTCGACGCATCCGGTCGTCTGCAACCGGAACTGCGGGCGCTTACCGCCACCGGCAACAAGCGGATGAGCGCCAGCCCTCACGCCAATGGCGGGCTGCTCCGCAAGGAACTCGTCGTTCCAAGCATTCGAGACTACGAGGTGAAAATGATCTCACGCGGCGAGCCCGAGGTCCAGGCAACCGCCGTGCTCGGCAACTATCTGCGCGACACGCTGAAGCTGAACGACGCGACGGCGAACTTCCGCATATTCGGCCCGGACGAGACCGCATCGAACAGGCTCGGCGCCGTCTTCGAGGTCACCGACCGCGTCTGGATGGAGGAGATCAAGCCCTACGACGTCGGTCTCGGAAGCGATGGCAGGGTGATGGAGGTTCTGAGCGAACATCTCTGCCAAGGCTGGCTGGAGGGCTACCTGCTGACCGGGCGCCACGGCTTCTTCTCCTGCTACGAGGCCTTCATCCACATCGTCGATTCGATGTTTAACCAGCATGCCAAATGGCTGAAGGTGACCCGCGACCTTGAATGGCGCAAACCGATATCGTCGCTCAACTATCTTCTGACCTCGCACGTCTGGCGGCAGGACCACAACGGCTTCAGCCATCAGGATCCGGGCTTCGTCGACCACGTCGTCAACAAGAAGGCCGATATCGTCCGCGTCTATTTCCCGCCGGATGCCAACACGCTTCTCTGGGTCGGCGACCACTGCCTGCGGACCTACGATCGCGTCAATGTCATCGTCGCCGGCAAGCAGCCGGAGCCGCTGTGGCTGTCGATGGATGAGGCGATCCGCCACTGCGAGGCCGGTGCCGGTGCCTGGGAGTGGGCAGGAAACGACGACAACGTCCTTTCGCCTGACGTCGTCATGGCCTGCGCCGGCGATGTGCCGACGCTGGAAACCATGGCTGCGGTCGATCTGTTGCGCGAGCTCGTCCCGGACCTGCGGATTCGCGTGGTCAACGTCGTCGACCTGATGACGCTGCAATCGAAAGAGCAGCATCCGCACGGCTTTACCGATGAGGAGTTCGATCGGCTTTTCACCGTCGACCGACCGGTCATCTTCGCCTTCCACGGCTATCCATACCTCATACACCGTCTGACCTACCGGCGAACGAACCACCGCAATATCCATGTTCGCGGCTATATCGAGGAAGGAACGACCACGACGCCCTTCGACATGACGGTGCTGAACGAACTCGATCGCTTCCATCTGGCGATCGAGGCGATCGAACGTATCCCGGGCCTCAAGGACAAGGCGGCCGCAGCGCTCGACAAGCTGAGGGCGAAGCTCGTCGAGCATCACGCCTATGTCCGCGAATACGGTGAGGACATGCCGGAAGTTCGAGATTGGAAATGGAAGCGCTAG
- a CDS encoding response regulator — translation MSFLGISGMQYSASMFADARIVLAEDSNVFTSMVSKRLKELFNIDVEICRNFEELQLCYDKSSHPITLAVSNINLPGAENGEALEYLVDLSIPTIVFTGTFQEGMRDKLMAKDIVDYILKDNVFAVDMLAEAICRFLTNHRHHVLIVDDSPTARALLSSRLKRYNFRVSTAENGAKALETLKANRDIGLMVTDYNMPDIDGFELTRRIRASIGSHELRIIGVSSSSNRLLSARFLKAGGNDFMLRPFIDEEFYCRVNQNLDTLLQIQQMHKQRAVA, via the coding sequence ATGTCGTTTCTGGGAATTTCGGGCATGCAGTACTCCGCCAGCATGTTTGCCGATGCACGCATTGTTCTTGCTGAAGATTCGAACGTTTTCACGTCGATGGTCAGCAAGCGATTGAAGGAACTCTTCAATATCGACGTGGAGATCTGCAGGAATTTCGAGGAGTTGCAGCTCTGCTACGACAAGTCTTCCCATCCGATTACACTTGCGGTTTCGAACATCAACTTGCCGGGCGCCGAGAATGGCGAGGCGCTTGAATATCTCGTGGACCTGAGCATCCCGACCATCGTCTTTACCGGTACCTTCCAGGAAGGCATGCGCGACAAGCTGATGGCGAAGGACATTGTCGACTATATCCTCAAGGACAACGTCTTTGCTGTCGATATGCTCGCTGAAGCAATCTGCCGCTTCCTCACCAACCACCGCCATCACGTATTGATCGTCGACGACAGCCCGACGGCGCGTGCGCTGTTGTCCAGCCGCCTCAAGCGCTACAATTTCCGGGTCAGCACGGCTGAGAACGGCGCCAAGGCGCTTGAGACGCTGAAGGCCAATCGCGACATCGGCCTGATGGTCACCGATTACAACATGCCCGACATCGACGGCTTCGAACTGACGCGACGCATTCGCGCCAGCATCGGCTCGCATGAGTTGCGGATCATCGGCGTCTCGTCGTCATCCAACCGGCTGTTGTCGGCGCGATTCCTCAAGGCTGGCGGCAACGACTTCATGTTGCGTCCGTTTATCGACGAAGAATTCTACTGCCGCGTCAATCAAAACCTGGATACTCTTCTGCAGATTCAGCAGATGCACAAGCAGCGTGCGGTCGCCTAA